Proteins from a single region of Scleropages formosus chromosome 24, fSclFor1.1, whole genome shotgun sequence:
- the slc18a3b gene encoding putative vesicular acetylcholine transporter-B encodes MMDSEGSAGLAKSAAVKLSEMGERTKQLGTAMQDPNRQRRIILVIVCVALLLDNMLYMVIVPIIPDYLADLESEHSDRSHDASWANASANHTGHGSKVSRDNLDVQIGVLFASKAILQLLVNPLSGTFIDRVGYDLPLLIGLTVMFLSTCIFAFAENYGTLFAARSLQGLGSAFADTSGIAMIADKYTEEAERSRALGIALAFISFGSLVAPPFGGVLYEFAGKRVPFIVLACVCLADGVLFLTVIKPFASRTRENMPVGTPIYRLMIDPYIAVVAGALTVCNIPLAFLEPTIANWMESTMNATKWEMGLTWLPAFFPHVLGVYITVKLAAQYPNLQWFYGAVGMVIIGASSCTVPACKNFGELIAPLCGICFGIALVDTALLPTLAFLVDVRHVSVYGSVYAIADISYSVAYAMGPIVAGQIVHNLGFVQLNLGMGLVNVLYAPALLLLRNVCQMKPSYSERNVLLEEGPQGLYDTIKMEERRSKTKRKGYSSSGGCVAADENGIVDTLRGRSRSYSEEEEESSGPELEYS; translated from the coding sequence ATGATGGATTCGGAAGGATCCGCCGGGCTGGCGAAATCGGCCGCCGTGAAACTCTCGGAGATGGGGGAGAGAACGAAGCAGCTCGGAACAGCCATGCAGGACCCCAATCGACAGAGGCGCATTATATTAGTCATCGTGTGTGTGGCTCTCCTCTTAGATAACATGCTCTACATGGTCATCGTGCCCATCATACCCGACTACCTCGCCGATCTGGAAAGCGAGCATTCGGATCGCAGCCACGATGCGAGTTGGGCCAACGCTTCCGCGAACCACACGGGCCACGGCAGCAAGGTCTCCCGGGACAACCTGGACGTGCAGATAGGGGTTCTCTTCGCCTCCAAAGCCATCCTGCAGCTCTTGGTGAACCCCCTGTCCGGGACGTTCATCGACAGGGTCGGGTACGACCTTCCGCTCCTCATCGGACTCACGGTCATGTTCCTGTCCACGTGCATCTTCGCGTTCGCCGAGAACTACGGCACGCTGTTCGCGGCGCGCAGCCTGCAGGGTCTCGGCTCCGCCTTCGCGGACACGTCCGGCATCGCCATGATCGCCGACAAGTACACGGAGGAGGCCGAGAGGAGCAGAGCCCTGGGCATCGCGCTCGCCTTCATCTCCTTCGGCAGCCTCGTGGCGCCGCCCTTCGGCGGCGTGCTCTACGAGTTCGCGGGCAAGCGCGTGCCCTTCATCGTGCTCGCGTGCGTCTGCCTCGCGGACGGCGTGCTCTTCCTCACCGTGATCAAGCCGTTCGCCAGCAGGACTCGAGAGAACATGCCGGTGGGCACGCCCATCTACCGGCTCATGATCGACCCCTACATCGCGGTGGTCGCCGGGGCCCTGACCGTGTGCAACATCCCGCTGGCCTTCCTGGAGCCCACCATAGCGAACTGGATGGAGAGCACCATGAACGCCACCAAGTGGGAGATGGGCCTCACGTGGCTGCCAGCCTTCTTCCCGCACGTTCTCGGCGTGTACATCACCGTGAAGTTAGCCGCGCAGTACCCCAACTTGCAGTGGTTCTACGGGGCCGTCGGCATGGTCATAATCGGGGCCAGTTCGTGCACCGTTCCAGCGTGCAAAAACTTCGGCGAGCTCATCGCCCCGCTCTGCGGCATCTGCTTCGGCATCGCGCTGGTGGACACCGCCCTGCTGCCCACGCTCGCCTTCCTGGTGGACGTGCGCCACGTCTCCGTGTACGGCAGCGTGTACGCCATCGCGGACATCTCGTACTCGGTCGCGTACGCCATGGGGCCCATCGTCGCCGGGCAGATCGTGCACAACCTCGGCTTCGTGCAGCTCAACCTCGGCATGGGCCTCGTCAACGTGCTTTACGCGCCCGCCCTGCTCCTGCTCAGAAATGTGTGCCAGATGAAGCCCTCCTACTCGGAGAGGAACGTGCTCCTGGAGGAAGGACCCCAGGGACTCTACGATACCATCAAGATGGAAGAGCGCAGAAGCAAGACCAAGAGGAAGGGCTACAGTTCATCGGGCGGCTGCGTGGCCGCTGATGAGAACGGCATCGTCGACACCTTGAGAGGACGGTCGAGGTCGTActccgaggaggaggaggaatctTCGGGGCCAGAATTAGAATatagctaa
- the LOC108939495 gene encoding RPE-retinal G protein-coupled receptor-like: METSYTLPEGFTDFDMFAFGSVLLVEGLLGFFLNAMAIIAYLSVKELRTPNNFFVFNLAVADIGLNINGLVAAYACYLRHWPYGPEGCQIHAFQGMVAALASITLLGAIAWDRYHLYCTKQELPWPTAVTMVVIVWVLAVFWSSLPLKGWGVYDFEPLGTCCTLDYSKGDRNYTTYMLSLVFFFLLIPALTMQSSYECIYRYFKKTRKYKFNTSLPLLTLMFCWGPYILLCLYSTVKDVTVVSPKLRMMLPVLAKSSPAFHSMLYAFGSESYRAGIWQFLTGQRVSGPESNKKK, translated from the exons ATGGAGACTTCGTACACGTTGCCAGAAGGTTTCACTGATTTCGATATGTTTGCTTTTGGCTCCGTTCTCCTTGTGGAAG GTCTCCTTGGATTCTTCCTCAACGCTATGGCGATCATCGCTTACCTTTCCGTGAAGGAATTACGCACTCCAAACAATTTCTTTGTCTTTAACCTCGCTGTGGCTGATATTGGCCTCAATATAAATGGACTTGTTGCTGCATATGCATGCTACCTTAG GCACTGGCCCTACGGCCCTGAAGGATGTCAGATCCACGCTTTCCAAGGCATGGTGGCAGCTCTCGCCAGCATCACACTCCTCGGTGCCATTGCCTGGGACAGATACCACCTGTACTGCACCA AACAGGAGCTTCCTTGGCCGACCGCCGTAACTATGGTTGTCATTGTATGGGTGCTTGCCGTCTTCTGGTCGTCCCTTCCCCTCAAAGGATGGGGTGTCTATGATTTTGAGCCCCTGGGAACCTGTTGTACGCTCGACTACAGCAAGGGTGACAG GAACTATACAACCTACATGCTGAGTTTGGTGTTCTTCTTTCTACTCATCCCAGCCCTCACCATGCAGTCCTCTTATGAGTGCATTTACCGGTACTTCAAAAAGACCAGGAAATACAAG TTCAACACTAGCTTGCCGTTGTTGACGCTGATGTTCTGCTGGGGACCCTACATCCTTCTCTGCCTCTACTCTACCGTCAAGGACGTCACAGTTGTGTCTCCTAAACTGAGGATG ATGCTGCCTGTTCTGGCGAAAAGCTCTCCAGCGTTCCACTCCATGCTGTATGCGTTTGGAAGCGAAAGCTACAGGGCAGGAATATGGCAGTTTCTCACTGGCCAGAGGGTCTCGGGGCCCGAAAGTAACAAGAAGAAGTAA